Proteins encoded within one genomic window of Thermococcus celer Vu 13 = JCM 8558:
- a CDS encoding alpha-glucosidase: protein MKSKNVLLETADVLESILEKIDRLESLTEKEKIRVKKSLKESAENFRELVPKIEKDNRELAEFFLKKAKELKSTSTDRNIEKEGKKNYMKAVNKILLYSRSAKYDFIPGMLAELKRAYRKYIFGMTSFFVLTGVYLNQFFAITALILAIPIILSMLSLQRRGYTGLLLAYASAPIPIVVGFNAVVYSLRALRDPNQLSVIAGHLGKSLSFAQGYLLFILLLAAVEIYLLSAGLFELYKHRHAFL from the coding sequence GAGAAGATCGATAGACTTGAGAGCCTGACTGAAAAAGAAAAGATAAGAGTCAAAAAATCCCTCAAAGAGAGCGCAGAGAATTTCAGAGAGCTCGTCCCTAAAATCGAGAAGGACAACAGGGAACTGGCTGAGTTCTTCCTCAAAAAGGCCAAGGAGCTCAAATCCACGAGCACGGACAGAAACATCGAGAAGGAAGGCAAGAAGAATTACATGAAGGCCGTGAACAAGATTCTCCTGTACTCCAGGTCGGCGAAGTACGACTTTATCCCGGGAATGCTCGCCGAGCTGAAGAGGGCGTACCGGAAGTACATCTTCGGAATGACGTCGTTCTTCGTCCTGACGGGGGTGTATCTCAATCAGTTCTTCGCGATAACCGCGCTCATACTGGCCATCCCCATAATCCTCTCGATGCTGTCCCTTCAGAGGCGGGGTTACACGGGGCTCCTGCTCGCATACGCCTCCGCCCCGATACCCATCGTCGTGGGCTTCAACGCGGTGGTTTACTCTTTAAGGGCCCTTCGTGACCCCAATCAGCTGAGCGTCATAGCGGGGCACCTCGGAAAGAGCCTCTCCTTTGCTCAGGGGTACCTGTTGTTCATACTGCTCCTCGCGGCGGTGGAGATTTACCTGTTATCCGCGGGCCTCTTTGAATTGTACAAGCACAGGCACGCGTTCCTCTGA
- a CDS encoding P-II family nitrogen regulator: MKKVEAIIRGNDFDRVKSALRQVGIVPLTAYPVQGRGVQGGVPPYDLLPKMKLEIVVKDKDVEKVVDVILKNARSGTPGDGKIFVTPVEDAIRIRTGERGNEALY; encoded by the coding sequence ATGAAGAAGGTCGAGGCCATTATCCGGGGAAACGATTTTGACCGGGTTAAGAGCGCCCTCAGGCAGGTTGGCATAGTGCCCCTGACGGCGTACCCCGTTCAGGGGAGGGGAGTTCAGGGTGGGGTCCCACCCTACGACCTCCTGCCGAAGATGAAGCTCGAGATCGTTGTCAAAGATAAGGACGTGGAAAAGGTCGTTGATGTCATCCTCAAAAACGCGAGGAGCGGCACCCCGGGCGACGGCAAGATATTCGTAACCCCTGTAGAAGACGCCATCAGGATAAGAACCGGAGAAAGGGGAAACGAGGCCCTCTACTGA
- a CDS encoding 1,4-alpha-glucan branching protein yields MKGYFTFVLHTHLPYVRKHGRWPFGEEWLYEAMAETYLPLLMEFERLRSSGVRFQLVINVTPVLAEQLADEYVKSEFERYILRKIRATEGDLKSGKYDEEAVKASLDHFRKVYDYWKAINGDIIGKFREFQDAGYIEIITSAATHGYLPLLGRDEAIRAQLANGVATYEKHFGRRPRGIWLPECAYRPAGEWELPDGRKVKRAGVEKFLEEFGIEYFFVESRLIDEGPVSKGYGEVSLYEGEKSTLRPYWIKGSRVAVFGRNRETGHQVWSAHYGYPGDFYYREFHRKAPESGGQYWRITGKDVPLGEKEFYDPDKAMERVEEHARHFVSLVERLLADHEERFGEKGIVVSPYDTELFGHWWFEGVKWLGRVLELMASRGIISTTISAYLDGYTGEKEEIELPEGSWGANSDHSTWWNEETEWTWKEVYKAEDRMVALASEYYGRDRTTDRALEQLARELLILEASDWQFLITTGQAREYGKRRVLIHSRDFHRLANELVKYVKTGEFDVHLLKELEERDNAFRPVIVANYVSENPPEVPDYVEPPEVPPEEGKAEGQKEVAERAYATEIVKSVAKRAPDGKKKSPASKGREKPSTKHGGVKRKGQKIGGTKSDLLGIKGIGPKTLKKLQRAGVLTVDDLKSADIEELARRTRISPKRLRKFLAQVS; encoded by the coding sequence ATGAAAGGCTACTTCACGTTCGTTCTTCACACCCACCTCCCCTACGTCCGGAAGCACGGCAGGTGGCCCTTCGGCGAGGAATGGCTCTACGAGGCAATGGCCGAGACGTATCTACCCCTCCTGATGGAGTTCGAGCGCCTCCGCTCCTCGGGTGTCAGGTTCCAGCTCGTGATAAACGTAACGCCCGTCCTGGCGGAGCAACTCGCCGATGAGTACGTCAAATCGGAGTTTGAGCGATACATCCTGAGGAAGATCAGGGCCACGGAAGGGGATCTGAAATCGGGTAAGTACGACGAGGAGGCCGTCAAAGCCTCACTCGACCACTTCAGGAAGGTTTACGACTACTGGAAGGCCATAAACGGCGACATCATCGGCAAGTTCCGCGAGTTCCAGGATGCCGGCTACATCGAGATAATAACCTCCGCGGCGACCCACGGCTACCTCCCGCTCCTCGGAAGGGACGAGGCGATAAGGGCCCAGCTCGCCAACGGGGTGGCCACCTACGAGAAGCACTTCGGGAGAAGGCCTCGCGGGATATGGTTACCGGAGTGCGCCTACAGGCCCGCCGGCGAATGGGAGCTTCCCGATGGCAGAAAGGTTAAACGGGCGGGGGTAGAGAAGTTCCTCGAGGAGTTCGGCATCGAGTACTTCTTCGTCGAGAGCAGGCTCATCGACGAGGGGCCGGTAAGCAAAGGATACGGCGAGGTTTCCCTCTACGAGGGGGAGAAAAGCACGCTGAGGCCCTACTGGATCAAGGGCTCGAGGGTGGCCGTCTTCGGAAGGAACAGGGAGACGGGCCACCAGGTCTGGAGCGCTCACTACGGCTACCCCGGCGACTTCTACTACCGCGAGTTCCACAGGAAGGCCCCGGAGAGCGGCGGTCAGTACTGGCGCATAACCGGAAAGGACGTTCCGCTCGGGGAGAAGGAGTTCTACGACCCTGATAAAGCGATGGAGCGGGTCGAGGAGCACGCACGGCACTTCGTCTCCCTCGTTGAGAGACTCCTCGCTGATCACGAGGAGAGGTTCGGCGAGAAGGGGATAGTCGTTTCGCCCTACGACACGGAGCTCTTCGGTCACTGGTGGTTCGAGGGGGTCAAGTGGCTCGGCAGGGTCCTTGAACTGATGGCCTCGCGGGGAATCATCAGCACGACGATCTCAGCGTACCTTGACGGCTACACGGGCGAGAAAGAGGAGATAGAGCTCCCCGAGGGCTCGTGGGGCGCCAACTCCGACCACTCGACCTGGTGGAACGAGGAGACGGAGTGGACTTGGAAGGAAGTTTATAAAGCAGAGGACAGGATGGTGGCGCTGGCGAGTGAGTACTACGGAAGGGACAGAACCACCGACAGGGCCCTCGAACAGCTCGCGAGGGAGCTCCTCATCCTTGAGGCGAGCGACTGGCAGTTCCTAATAACGACTGGCCAGGCCAGGGAGTACGGCAAGAGGCGCGTTCTCATCCACAGCAGGGACTTCCATAGGCTGGCGAACGAGCTGGTGAAGTACGTTAAGACCGGGGAGTTCGACGTTCACCTCCTAAAGGAGCTCGAGGAGAGGGACAACGCCTTCCGGCCGGTTATCGTGGCGAACTACGTGAGCGAGAATCCGCCCGAGGTTCCCGATTACGTAGAGCCCCCCGAGGTTCCGCCCGAGGAGGGGAAGGCTGAAGGACAGAAAGAGGTCGCGGAGCGGGCCTACGCCACGGAGATTGTGAAGTCCGTGGCTAAAAGGGCCCCGGATGGGAAGAAAAAATCGCCCGCATCTAAGGGAAGGGAGAAGCCCTCAACGAAACACGGGGGAGTCAAGAGAAAAGGCCAAAAAATCGGGGGGACGAAAAGCGACCTGCTCGGCATAAAGGGCATCGGGCCGAAAACCCTGAAGAAGCTCCAGCGCGCGGGTGTTCTAACGGTGGACGACCTCAAAAGTGCCGACATCGAGGAACTGGCCAGGAGAACGCGTATCTCCCCCAAGAGGTTGAGGAAGTTCCTTGCCCAGGTCTCCTGA